In Nocardioides dokdonensis FR1436, the following are encoded in one genomic region:
- a CDS encoding S1C family serine protease — MNETPSDAPQPPHDPQHDPYRDTTAYDLGPQPSWNPGGTPAPAAAPPARGRKGFAAAVVAASLVVGGVAGFGGAAAWSAFDGEGGSSQDSPAVQTSEVVDTPEAGAEPGSVQQVAADVLPSVVRIDVRSGQEGGSGSGIVLSSDGQILTNEHVIAAAGDGAEITVSFDDGSRAAATVLGSDPLTDTAVIQAEGVEGLTPATIGKSEDLRVGQAVVAIGSPFGLDATVTSGIVSALDRPVGVGSNEDGDATIYPAVQTDAAINPGNSGGPLVDMNGHVVGINSSIRTAGSSGSPFGESSQGGSIGLGFSIPIDEVMGVVEQMAAGETPTHARLGISVSDVALRGGSDESSSGADVVQGALVREVGDGSTAADAGLQKDDVITKVDDTMIVSSDSLVATIRSYRPGDSVTITYVRGGDEDTVELVLDSDATS; from the coding sequence ATGAACGAGACGCCGTCGGACGCCCCGCAGCCCCCGCACGACCCGCAGCACGACCCGTACCGCGACACCACGGCGTACGACCTGGGGCCCCAGCCCAGCTGGAACCCGGGCGGTACGCCGGCACCGGCAGCGGCTCCGCCGGCCCGTGGGCGCAAGGGGTTCGCAGCGGCGGTGGTGGCGGCCTCGCTGGTGGTCGGCGGGGTGGCCGGGTTCGGCGGGGCGGCCGCGTGGAGCGCCTTCGACGGCGAGGGCGGCAGCAGCCAGGACAGCCCGGCCGTGCAGACCTCGGAGGTCGTGGACACCCCCGAGGCCGGTGCCGAACCGGGATCGGTGCAGCAGGTCGCGGCCGACGTCCTGCCCTCGGTCGTGCGCATCGACGTGCGCAGCGGGCAGGAGGGTGGCTCCGGGTCCGGGATCGTGCTGTCCTCGGACGGGCAGATCCTGACGAACGAGCACGTGATCGCCGCGGCGGGTGACGGCGCCGAGATCACCGTCTCCTTCGACGACGGCTCGCGGGCGGCGGCCACGGTGCTCGGCTCCGACCCGCTCACCGACACCGCGGTCATCCAGGCCGAGGGCGTCGAGGGCCTGACCCCGGCCACGATCGGGAAGTCCGAGGACCTCCGGGTCGGCCAGGCGGTCGTCGCGATCGGCTCGCCCTTCGGGCTCGACGCGACCGTGACCAGCGGCATCGTCAGCGCCCTGGACCGCCCCGTGGGCGTGGGCAGCAACGAGGACGGCGACGCGACCATCTACCCCGCGGTGCAGACCGACGCCGCGATCAACCCCGGCAACAGCGGCGGCCCCCTGGTGGACATGAACGGTCACGTCGTCGGCATCAACTCCTCCATCCGGACGGCGGGCTCGAGCGGCTCGCCCTTCGGCGAGTCCTCGCAGGGCGGGTCCATCGGGCTGGGCTTCTCGATCCCGATCGACGAGGTGATGGGGGTCGTGGAGCAGATGGCGGCCGGCGAGACGCCGACGCACGCCCGGCTGGGCATCTCGGTGAGCGACGTCGCGCTCCGCGGCGGCTCCGACGAGTCGTCGTCGGGCGCCGACGTCGTCCAGGGTGCGCTGGTGCGCGAGGTCGGCGACGGCTCGACCGCCGCCGACGCGGGCCTGCAGAAGGACGACGTGATCACCAAGGTCGACGACACGATGATCGTCAGCTCCGACTCCCTGGTGGCCACCATCCGCTCCTACCGCCCCGGCGACAGCGTGACGATCACCTACGTGCGCGGCGGTGACGAGGACACCGTCGAGCTGGTCCTGGACTCCGACGCCACCTCCTGA
- a CDS encoding ABC-F family ATP-binding cassette domain-containing protein, with the protein MGHVDVAGVRYELPDGRVLLDEVAFRVGEGAKVALVGANGAGKTTLLRIITGDLAPHAGAVTRSGGLGVMRQDVKAGLREGATVADLLLSVAPPRVREAAAEVERLELALMESDDEATQMRYAEALGEYADAGGYDVEVTWDVCATAALGFSYDRAKYRELTTLSGGEQKRLVLEFLLRGPDQVLLLDEPDNYLDVPGKIWLEGRIRESDKTVLMISHDRELLDNTATRVVTVELGAAGNRVWTHPGGFASYHQARTDRFARFEEQRKRWDEEHAKLKALVLRLKIKAEYNDGMSSQYRASQTRLRKFEEAGPPLEQPREQQVSMRLKGGRTGKRAVVCEDLELTGLMKPFDLEVWYGERVAVLGSNGSGKSHFLRLLAAGGSDPDVEHRPVSEVPVKPVPHTGKAKLGARVRPGWFVQTHEHPELVGRTLLDILHRGDGHPGGRGGLGREQAARVLDRYELAHAGEQTFDSLSGGQQARFQILLLELSGATLLLLDEPTDNLDVQSAEALEEGLEAFEGTVLAVTHDRWFARGFDRFLVYGADGEVYESPGPVWDEGRVVRAR; encoded by the coding sequence GTGGGTCATGTGGATGTCGCCGGTGTCAGGTACGAGCTCCCCGACGGGCGGGTGCTGCTCGACGAGGTGGCGTTCCGGGTCGGTGAGGGCGCCAAGGTCGCGCTGGTCGGCGCGAACGGCGCGGGCAAGACGACGCTGCTGCGCATCATCACCGGCGACCTGGCCCCGCACGCCGGCGCCGTGACCCGCTCCGGCGGCCTCGGCGTGATGCGCCAGGACGTCAAGGCCGGGCTGCGCGAGGGCGCCACCGTCGCCGACCTGCTGCTCAGCGTCGCCCCGCCGCGGGTGCGCGAGGCGGCCGCGGAGGTCGAGCGGCTCGAGCTGGCGCTGATGGAGTCCGACGACGAGGCGACCCAGATGCGCTACGCCGAGGCGCTGGGGGAGTACGCCGACGCCGGCGGGTACGACGTCGAGGTCACCTGGGACGTGTGCGCCACCGCCGCGCTGGGCTTCTCCTACGACCGCGCCAAGTACCGCGAGCTGACGACGCTGAGCGGCGGCGAGCAGAAGCGGCTGGTCCTGGAGTTCCTGCTGCGCGGCCCCGACCAGGTGCTGCTGCTCGACGAGCCCGACAACTACCTCGACGTGCCCGGCAAGATCTGGCTCGAGGGCCGCATCCGCGAGTCCGACAAGACGGTGCTGATGATCAGCCACGACCGCGAGCTGCTCGACAACACCGCGACCCGGGTCGTGACCGTCGAGCTCGGCGCCGCGGGCAACCGGGTGTGGACGCACCCCGGCGGCTTCGCGTCGTACCACCAGGCGCGCACCGACCGCTTCGCGCGCTTCGAGGAGCAGCGCAAGCGCTGGGACGAGGAGCACGCCAAGCTCAAGGCGCTGGTCCTGCGGCTCAAGATCAAGGCCGAGTACAACGACGGCATGTCGAGCCAGTACCGCGCCTCGCAGACCCGTCTGCGCAAGTTCGAGGAGGCCGGCCCGCCCCTCGAGCAGCCGCGCGAGCAGCAGGTCTCGATGCGTCTCAAGGGCGGGCGCACCGGCAAGCGCGCCGTGGTCTGCGAGGACCTGGAGCTCACCGGGCTGATGAAGCCCTTCGACCTCGAGGTCTGGTACGGCGAGCGGGTGGCCGTGCTGGGCTCGAACGGCTCCGGCAAGTCGCACTTCCTGCGGCTGCTGGCCGCCGGCGGCAGCGACCCCGACGTCGAGCACCGCCCCGTGTCGGAGGTCCCGGTGAAGCCGGTGCCGCACACCGGCAAGGCCAAGCTCGGCGCCCGGGTGCGACCCGGCTGGTTCGTGCAGACCCACGAGCACCCCGAGCTGGTGGGGCGCACCCTGCTCGACATCCTGCACCGCGGCGACGGCCACCCCGGCGGGCGCGGCGGCCTGGGTCGCGAGCAGGCCGCGCGGGTGCTGGACCGCTACGAGCTGGCGCACGCCGGCGAGCAGACCTTCGACTCGCTCTCGGGCGGCCAGCAGGCCCGCTTCCAGATCCTGCTGCTGGAGCTCTCCGGCGCCACGCTGCTGCTGCTCGACGAGCCCACCGACAACCTCGACGTGCAGTCGGCCGAGGCGCTGGAGGAGGGACTCGAGGCCTTCGAGGGCACGGTCCTGGCCGTCACCCACGACCGGTGGTTCGCCCGCGGCTTCGACCGGTTCCTCGTCTACGGCGCCGACGGGGAGGTCTACGAGTCACCCGGACCGGTCTGGGACGAGGGCCGGGTGGTCCGGGCGCGATGA
- a CDS encoding GNAT family N-acetyltransferase: MTAPSGTGELRIEAVDPFDDDTFEAWHAVYLSSQRHVREPAAVTAWTLGEMRPQMQAQGSKRWAGAFLGRVDEVPVASGYLATPLLDNLAQAQVSLDVGPDHRGRGHGSTMLAHLLRQAASRGRDVVTAETSWEWDAPVDGAGRAGPALLRRHGFELGLTEVLRVLDLPVAAERLHDLAAQAAPHHAAYPLRSFVGRVPDELAEQWAAITASLSTEAPVGSLSVEAETGDVALLREEEDMLARQARTRYASVALTADGQVAGYTEIVTTEHEPGKAYQWGTVIRREHRGRRLGSAVKTATLLLLQEHVADLHSVRTWNADSNTHMVAVNDALGYRPVERLGTFERRV; this comes from the coding sequence ATGACCGCCCCCAGCGGGACGGGCGAGCTGCGCATCGAGGCGGTCGACCCCTTCGACGACGACACGTTCGAGGCGTGGCACGCGGTCTACCTGTCCTCCCAGCGGCACGTGCGCGAGCCGGCCGCGGTCACCGCCTGGACCCTGGGGGAGATGCGGCCGCAGATGCAGGCCCAGGGCAGCAAGCGGTGGGCGGGGGCGTTCCTGGGTCGTGTCGACGAGGTGCCGGTCGCCTCGGGCTACCTCGCGACCCCCTTGCTGGACAACCTCGCCCAGGCGCAGGTGTCCCTCGACGTCGGGCCCGACCACCGGGGCCGCGGCCACGGGTCGACGATGCTGGCCCACCTGCTCCGGCAGGCCGCGTCCCGCGGGCGCGACGTGGTCACCGCCGAGACCTCCTGGGAGTGGGACGCACCGGTCGACGGGGCGGGCCGGGCCGGTCCCGCCCTGCTGCGCCGACACGGCTTCGAGCTGGGCCTGACCGAGGTGCTGCGGGTGCTCGACCTCCCGGTCGCTGCCGAGCGGCTGCACGACCTGGCCGCGCAGGCGGCGCCGCACCATGCGGCGTACCCGCTGCGCTCCTTCGTGGGCCGGGTGCCCGACGAGCTCGCCGAGCAGTGGGCGGCGATCACCGCCAGCCTGTCCACGGAGGCGCCCGTGGGCAGCCTGAGCGTGGAGGCCGAGACCGGCGACGTCGCCCTGCTCCGGGAGGAGGAGGACATGCTGGCGCGCCAGGCCCGCACCCGCTACGCGAGCGTCGCGCTCACCGCGGACGGCCAGGTGGCCGGCTACACCGAGATCGTCACCACCGAGCACGAGCCCGGCAAGGCCTACCAGTGGGGCACCGTCATACGCCGCGAGCACCGGGGTCGACGTCTCGGCTCGGCGGTGAAGACCGCGACGCTGCTGCTCCTGCAGGAGCACGTCGCCGACCTGCACTCGGTGCGGACCTGGAACGCCGACTCGAACACGCACATGGTGGCGGTCAACGACGCGCTGGGCTACCGCCCGGTCGAGCGCCTCGGCACCTTCGAGCGGCGCGTCTGA